The Scatophagus argus isolate fScaArg1 chromosome 20, fScaArg1.pri, whole genome shotgun sequence genome window below encodes:
- the LOC124052095 gene encoding T-box-containing protein TBX6L-like yields the protein MQHITDFKSNPSLSRPPPAADSYQQGCIAMTLENSDLWKSFHSIGTEMIITKHGRRMFPHCSISISGLQPFANYVIMVDMVPVDSFKYKWKKEQWEVAGKAEPQPPCRTYMHPDSPAPGSHWMKQSLSFLKMKLTNNTLDQHGHIILHSMHRYYPRFHVTQADSPYTVRWGPFQTFSFPEMTFTAVTAYQNPKITKLKIDHNPFAKGFREGGTHSHSKRCRPNRSPPAKRATLDRKDLCSSPPSLQRMPSTSQSEQAEKNQALKGGDLSAWVLEQDPSESLHAEPLEQHEYDYSCEEQMVPASMAYQPYRSAQYTRFPLSSNHVDAAHPPVHPPPHPLATAEHSAQQNVYYHHPHHHSHAADWSQYPLFSYSCW from the exons ATGCAGCACATCACCG ACTTCAAATCAAATCCAAGCCTGTCCAGGCCACCTCCAGCAGCTGACTCATACCAGCAGGGCTGCATCGCAATGACCCTGGAAAACTCTGATCTCTGGAAGTCCTTTCACAGCATTGGAACCGAGATGATCATAACAAAGCATGGGAG GAGAATGTTTCCACACTGCAGCATCAGTATATCTGGGCTCCAGCCTTTTGCAAATTATGTCATCATGGTGGACATGGTTCCAGTAGACAGCTTCAAGTACAAG TGGAAAAAGGAGCAGTGGGAGGTCGCTGGTAAGGCGGAGCCACAGCCTCCATGTCGGACGTACATGCACCCAGACTCCCCTGCCCCAGGAAGTCACTGGATGAAGCAGTCACTGTCTTTTCTCAAAATGAAACTCACCAACAATACCTTGGACCAGCATGGCCAT ATCATCCTACACTCCATGCATCGCTACTACCCCAGGTTTCATGTTACCCAGGCAGATAGCCCTTACACTGTCCGCTGGGGCCCATTTCAGACCTTCTCCTTCCCAGAGATGACCTTCACTGCAGTGACCGCTTACCAAAACCCAAAG atcaCCAAACTGAAGATTGACCACAACCCCTTTGCTAAGGGATTCAGGGAAGGGGGTACACACTCCCACAGTAAGAG GTGTCGTCCAAATAGAAGCCCTCCTGCAAAAAGAGCCACACTGGACAGAAAAGACCTTTGCAGCAGTCCTCcaa GCCTGCAGAGGATGCCCTCCACCTCTCAGTCAGAGCAGGCAGAGAAGAATCAGGCCTTGAAGGGGGGTGACCTTTCAGCCTGGGTTCTGGAGCAGGACCCATCTGAGAGCCTACACGCTGAGCCCCTGGAGCAGCACGAGTATGACTACAGCTGTGAAGAACAGATGGTGCCTGCATCCATGGCATACCAGCCCTACAG ATCCGCTCAGTACACCAGATTTCCACTGTCTTCCAATCATGTAGATGCAGCGCACCCTCCCGTTCACCCGCCACCTCATCCACTTGCCACAGCTGAACACAGTGCCCAACAGAACGTTTACTACCACCATCCCCACCACCACAGTCATGCAGCTGACTGGAGCCAATACCCACTCTTTTCTTATTCCTGTTGGTGA